ACACTTCAGGAGGCATTCCTCTGTCCCATGGCCATCATTCTCCTCAGTGATAGTCAATCTTTCTTCAACTGCGTCAATGATATTCCCTCGGGGGGGTATTTATCTCACCTGATTACTCTCTGCCAGGGTATGTACAACTTCCTCAACCAACTACAAAGATCGGTGTCCCGGAAGGCTACATTCAGCCAAGCCATGCTTGAcgctgtcaaggccgagatcgaAACATTCGGATTCCTCGAGGGGTTTAACCAGGGAACGAATCTGCTTAGAATGCTCGAGCTGGGCTTTAGCGCCGAGTCGCCATGGATGGGTAATCCATTAATGCTACTACAGGCTTCGCATCGGCGAACCTGTTACGAGAAGACTGACCGTGTCAGAGGCATTATGCAAGTTTTTCAGTTGCGTTTGGGTGAATCGTCACCTAATCATATCCCCGGAAAGACTTATAGTCTGTCTGAGCTTGAGGATCAACTCGCTTCCGAATTACTCCGAATGTATCCAATTTCTAGTCAGCTATTCATCCAGGATCGAGCCTGTCCACCTCGGAGAGCGTGGCGAATCAACGCGAATATGACCATGATGCGCTTTTCTGAACTCTTGTGGCGTCAAATGACAACACTCGACGGATCCTCAGCCTCGGAACGGAAGATTGTGACGAGATCAAAGGGCGCAACACTCGATTCCGCAACGTTCGAAGGTGTGCTTATGGCTCGTTTTCGTGGTAACTTCTCCAAGATGAGCACATTCGTTCAAGTTATGGAGAAGTGCATTGGATTTGATACTATGGAGCTCGAGTTGGAACATAAATATAAAGACGCGATACAAGAGGTCTTTCCAGGGACGATTGTGTCGCGTTCCCAGGAATTCGCATGGCTAGCTGGCCAGTCACAAGGTCGCAATATGGGCACTCTGTTCCTCGCACGAGTCGGGCCTCCGCCCAACGCGCCCAGACTTGACAATGTCTGGTGCAGCTGGTGCATTGGTTTGGTCCTCTGTCAAGAAGCTGGTCGGAGAGATGTTTTTGAGAAGATTGGGGTGGTTACCTGGGACCTTGAGGCTATTCGTGGagcaggacaggacaggagAGTTCAGTCAACTGATGAAGTGGCAGATGCTGCCAAGTATATAGTTGGCGAGGGTACAGGCTGGACCCCCCTGAGTGGCTATTTTGGATGATGTTCTGGAGGGCTTGGATTGTATTTTGTTGGCGTCTGGCTCCATCCAGGTACGGTTTTACGATATCAAAATAACGCGTGTCATACAACAATTTTAGCATTCTAAACCTTGATTATATTTCCAACCGATACATCTACCCAAAAAGGCCTTCAACCTTGCTCCAGTGCTTGCCTTTGGCCAGAAGAATATCATCCAAATCGAAACTACCTCCTTCCTGATCCTCGGGCGGATGAACGGACCAGCAACAAATGCCGAGACGTCTCCAGTACTGACTATGTCCCAGAGAATTCGGCTGCAATATCATGGCCCAAAACTTGTCAGGGCGGATACTGCCTTCGCCTGGGAGCCTAAAACCACCCCACCTTCTCTGGCCTAGTAGAAAGACCTGGAACTGGCTACCATTAGAGCCCAACCGTGCCAGGCTCTCTGCGGTCTGGAGCATAGATGCATTGATCTCAGATAGAATGTCATCAGTTACACCTCCAGGACCCAGATACCATGT
This genomic interval from Fusarium keratoplasticum isolate Fu6.1 chromosome 9, whole genome shotgun sequence contains the following:
- a CDS encoding HET domain-containing protein, with product MNSAKNKSRMQSKWSDDCPWPRRLLHVASMISYTWSPGNKYGPHKEPRYNAVSYTWGRFRYRSNEPEYAKTRPLGVKGVTWPLPRVYPSHFTVEQLHKLLKTATCPEGQGIPVDFVWLDVACIDQTEPHTPEYYSEVGRQSKIFRGATDVVVWLTKTDSKQMTQWWTKMSSIKAPVKEVLVGGWENYDVDGWLSQVLVEFQQLRSDPWFTSLWTLQEAFLCPMAIILLSDSQSFFNCVNDIPSGGYLSHLITLCQGMYNFLNQLQRSVSRKATFSQAMLDAVKAEIETFGFLEGFNQGTNLLRMLELGFSAESPWMGNPLMLLQASHRRTCYEKTDRVRGIMQVFQLRLGESSPNHIPGKTYSLSELEDQLASELLRMYPISSQLFIQDRACPPRRAWRINANMTMMRFSELLWRQMTTLDGSSASERKIVTRSKGATLDSATFEGVLMARFRGNFSKMSTFVQVMEKCIGFDTMELELEHKYKDAIQEVFPGTIVSRSQEFAWLAGQSQGRNMGTLFLARVGPPPNAPRLDNVWCSWCIGLVLCQEAGRRDVFEKIGVVTWDLEAIRGAGQDRRVQSTDEVADAAKYIVGEGTGWTPLSGYFG